In a genomic window of Bordetella petrii:
- the pcaH gene encoding protocatechuate 3,4-dioxygenase subunit beta, with product MDGSTPPHTILTPRDWDSHPPYRHPEYKSSVLRSPTLPLIPLDEALKNRQAPVYGASCLGPLDHDLTRNAAKNGAPLGERIVVTGRVLDEGGRPVRNTLVEIWQANAAGRYVHKGDQHDAPLDPNFLGAGRCLTDEQGRYRFLTVKPGAYPWGNHGNAWRPNHIHFSLFGDYFGSRLVTQMYFPGDPLLQLDPIFQGTPAHARERLISRFSLDATQEGFALGYEFDIVLRGARQTPTE from the coding sequence ATGGACGGTTCCACGCCACCCCACACGATTCTTACCCCCAGGGATTGGGACTCACATCCCCCCTACCGGCATCCTGAATACAAATCGTCGGTCCTGCGCAGCCCGACGCTGCCCTTGATTCCCCTGGACGAAGCACTGAAGAATCGCCAGGCGCCTGTGTACGGCGCCAGCTGTCTCGGGCCGCTCGACCACGACCTTACGCGCAACGCCGCCAAGAACGGCGCGCCGCTGGGCGAACGCATCGTGGTTACCGGCAGGGTGCTCGATGAAGGCGGCAGGCCGGTGCGCAATACCCTGGTGGAAATCTGGCAGGCCAACGCCGCGGGACGTTATGTCCACAAGGGCGACCAGCACGACGCGCCGCTCGACCCCAACTTCCTGGGCGCGGGCCGCTGCCTGACCGACGAGCAGGGGCGGTACCGCTTCCTGACCGTCAAGCCGGGCGCCTATCCCTGGGGCAACCACGGCAATGCCTGGCGGCCCAACCATATTCACTTCTCGCTGTTCGGCGATTACTTTGGATCACGCCTGGTCACCCAGATGTACTTCCCCGGCGATCCGCTGCTGCAGCTCGATCCTATTTTCCAGGGCACGCCCGCGCACGCGCGCGAACGCCTGATATCGCGGTTTTCTCTCGACGCCACCCAGGAAGGCTTTGCCCTGGGCTACGAATTCGACATCGTGCTGCGCGGTGCGCGCCAGACCCCCACGGAGTAA
- a CDS encoding Bug family tripartite tricarboxylate transporter substrate binding protein: MIHIRSALRRQGCSVVLASLLSASLGLALPAAAHAEQASQYPSRPIRFIVPYAAGGLPDTVARVVAQGLTLSMGQPVVVENKPGANGVVAAQALASSPADGYSYLVTDGSMMSINPSLYKDLPYDPKRDFVPVSLVATSPLFLAASTQTGIASLQDFIKRVKAKPGVMNYGSSGVGSSHHLTMEAMKVDLGLDINHVPFRGSGQSVPAMIGNQVDVVFAALPSLSGFADKGQAKILATNAGKRSALAPDIPAISEVIPGFNFAVTVGALAPTGTPDFAVQKLSAAIAQAVKAPAVVKQFNTLGIEPVGGTPAEYEAAIDDETKRYQSAIKAAGVKAD, encoded by the coding sequence ATGATTCACATTCGATCAGCACTTCGCCGCCAGGGCTGTAGCGTCGTCCTGGCATCGCTGCTCAGCGCCTCGCTGGGCCTTGCGCTGCCGGCCGCCGCACACGCGGAACAGGCCTCGCAGTACCCGTCGCGCCCGATCCGCTTCATCGTTCCTTACGCCGCGGGCGGCCTGCCCGACACCGTGGCGCGCGTGGTGGCACAGGGCCTCACGCTCAGCATGGGCCAGCCCGTGGTCGTGGAAAACAAGCCTGGCGCCAACGGTGTCGTCGCCGCGCAGGCGCTGGCCAGCAGCCCCGCCGATGGCTATTCGTACCTGGTCACCGACGGCTCGATGATGTCCATCAACCCATCGCTCTACAAAGACCTGCCGTATGACCCGAAGCGCGACTTCGTGCCGGTTTCCCTGGTCGCTACCTCGCCGCTCTTTCTTGCCGCCAGCACGCAGACCGGCATCGCCTCGCTGCAAGACTTCATCAAGCGCGTGAAGGCCAAGCCGGGGGTCATGAACTACGGCTCGTCGGGTGTGGGCAGCTCGCACCATCTCACGATGGAGGCCATGAAGGTCGACCTGGGCCTGGACATCAACCATGTGCCGTTCCGCGGATCGGGCCAGTCGGTACCCGCCATGATCGGCAACCAGGTCGACGTGGTATTTGCCGCTCTGCCCTCGCTGTCGGGCTTCGCCGACAAAGGCCAGGCGAAGATTCTCGCCACCAACGCCGGCAAGCGTTCGGCGCTGGCGCCCGACATTCCAGCCATTTCCGAGGTCATTCCCGGCTTCAATTTCGCGGTCACGGTGGGCGCGCTGGCCCCTACCGGCACGCCCGACTTCGCCGTGCAAAAGCTCAGCGCCGCCATCGCCCAGGCCGTCAAGGCTCCGGCGGTCGTCAAGCAGTTCAACACGCTGGGCATCGAACCGGTCGGCGGCACGCCCGCCGAGTACGAAGCCGCGATCGACGACGAAACCAAACGCTATCAAAGCGCGATCAAGGCAGCGGGAGTCAAGGCCGACTAG
- a CDS encoding PDR/VanB family oxidoreductase, with protein sequence MTEPTSGPETLMPLRIASIADAADGIRSFELRDAGGGELPPFTPGSHVKVRVPNGEMRKYSLCNNPAERDRYVITVKRDAHGRGGSVSLVDQAAVGDVLPTSLPDNAFALVDNPDSLIFIAGGIGITPILSMIRSLDERPEIGWKLYYLSQSPATTAFLDELACPELQGRVRIHHDHGDPAQSLDLWPVLEKPNRGHVYCCGPRGLMEAVRDMSGHWSPGRIHFESFLEGGGKQPDDQPFTVELARSGGEFVVPVGKSILSVLLQAGVRVGHSCESGTCGSCRTGLLAGTADHRDMVLLPDEHDSQIMVCVSRATCDKLVLDL encoded by the coding sequence ATGACCGAGCCCACCTCCGGCCCAGAGACCCTGATGCCGCTGCGCATCGCCAGCATCGCCGACGCCGCCGACGGCATACGCTCGTTCGAGCTGCGCGATGCCGGCGGCGGCGAGCTGCCGCCCTTCACTCCCGGTTCGCACGTGAAAGTGCGCGTACCCAACGGGGAAATGCGCAAGTATTCGCTGTGCAACAACCCTGCCGAACGCGACCGCTATGTCATCACCGTCAAGCGCGATGCACACGGCAGAGGGGGCTCGGTCAGCCTGGTGGACCAGGCTGCCGTGGGCGACGTGCTGCCCACGTCGCTGCCCGACAATGCCTTCGCGCTGGTGGACAACCCCGACAGCCTGATTTTCATTGCGGGCGGCATCGGCATCACGCCTATTCTGTCCATGATCCGCTCGCTGGACGAGCGGCCGGAAATTGGCTGGAAGCTGTACTACCTGAGCCAGTCTCCCGCCACCACCGCCTTCCTGGATGAACTCGCCTGTCCCGAGTTGCAGGGCCGCGTGCGCATTCACCACGACCATGGCGACCCCGCTCAGTCGCTGGATCTGTGGCCGGTGCTCGAAAAACCCAACCGCGGCCATGTGTACTGTTGCGGTCCGCGCGGCCTGATGGAAGCGGTGCGCGACATGTCCGGCCACTGGTCGCCCGGGCGCATCCATTTCGAAAGCTTCCTCGAAGGCGGCGGCAAGCAACCCGACGACCAGCCCTTCACGGTGGAACTGGCGCGCTCGGGCGGCGAGTTCGTGGTGCCCGTGGGCAAGTCGATTCTCTCGGTGCTGTTGCAGGCCGGCGTGCGCGTCGGCCATTCTTGTGAAAGCGGCACCTGCGGCTCGTGCCGCACCGGCTTGCTGGCCGGCACCGCCGATCACCGCGACATGGTGCTGCTGCCCGACGAACATGACAGCCAGATCATGGTGTGCGTCTCGCGCGCCACTTGCGACAAGCTGGTGCTGGACCTGTAG
- the pcaG gene encoding protocatechuate 3,4-dioxygenase subunit alpha, which translates to MSVLKQTPSQTIGPFFAYGLCPEQYNFDLKSLFTPVLAERHAAGEPITIEGRVYDGSGQAVDDAVIEMLQADAAGEYARSLEGIAASGFKGFARVGTGADPQSRFVVETIKPGALGPASAPHIEVIVMMRGMLLHAYTRIYFEDDAAAHAQDAVLAAVPPERRGTLIARRLPYAGRTAYQFDIHLQGPHETVFFDV; encoded by the coding sequence ATGTCCGTCCTGAAGCAGACGCCTTCCCAGACCATAGGCCCGTTCTTCGCGTACGGGCTGTGTCCCGAGCAATACAACTTCGACCTCAAGAGTCTGTTCACGCCGGTACTGGCCGAACGCCACGCGGCGGGCGAACCCATCACGATAGAAGGCCGCGTCTACGATGGCAGCGGCCAGGCCGTGGACGACGCCGTCATTGAGATGCTGCAGGCCGACGCAGCGGGCGAATACGCGCGCTCGCTCGAAGGCATCGCCGCAAGCGGCTTTAAGGGTTTTGCGCGAGTGGGCACCGGCGCCGACCCGCAATCGCGCTTCGTGGTCGAGACCATCAAGCCGGGCGCCCTGGGGCCGGCATCCGCGCCGCATATCGAGGTCATCGTCATGATGCGTGGCATGTTGCTGCACGCCTACACCCGCATCTATTTTGAAGACGATGCGGCAGCGCACGCGCAGGATGCCGTGCTGGCCGCCGTGCCGCCGGAACGACGCGGCACGCTCATCGCACGCCGCCTGCCGTACGCAGGCCGCACCGCCTACCAGTTCGACATTCACCTGCAAGGCCCGCACGAGACCGTGTTTTTCGATGTTTGA
- a CDS encoding Rieske 2Fe-2S domain-containing protein: MLTTEENELLCRVVGDAPMGQLMRRHWTPVCLSEEVSEPDCDPVQARVLGEDLVVFRDTDGRVGVMDEYCPHRRVSLVYGRNEECGLRCLYHGWKMDVEGTVIEMVSEPAASTMAQKVKHKAYKVQEWGGVIWAYMGAQDDIPPFAPPPWAPTADTKVSIAKVIIPCNWAQILEGAIDSAHSSSLHSSDFVPARVGGAEATDKNWLRPSTDKAPRLQVQRTPFGFRYAAIRRPITNAAQNDYVRSTVFVAPGTVLIPPNNLYNVANVNVPQDDTSTAFYFIAWGEKATTPDTETWRRFLGTSVGVDLDERYRPHRNPENRFWQDRQAMKAGNFTGIRGFPNQDIAMWITMGPLANRAEERLGASDLAIVEFRRQMLEAVQAFQKGEAAIGTGDLRIPAGVCSFQAIVPKTTDWREFSAHPAGAQPGNDPELAGNYQTTA, from the coding sequence ATGTTGACGACTGAAGAAAATGAACTGCTGTGCCGGGTGGTCGGCGATGCGCCCATGGGCCAATTGATGCGCCGGCACTGGACGCCGGTGTGCCTGAGCGAAGAGGTCAGCGAGCCGGACTGCGACCCGGTGCAGGCGCGCGTGTTGGGCGAAGACCTGGTGGTATTCCGCGACACCGACGGCCGCGTTGGCGTCATGGACGAGTACTGCCCGCACCGCCGCGTGTCGCTGGTATACGGGCGCAACGAAGAGTGCGGCCTGCGCTGCCTTTACCATGGGTGGAAGATGGACGTGGAGGGCACCGTGATCGAAATGGTGTCCGAGCCGGCCGCCAGCACCATGGCGCAGAAGGTCAAGCACAAAGCCTACAAAGTGCAGGAATGGGGCGGCGTCATCTGGGCCTACATGGGCGCGCAGGACGACATTCCGCCCTTCGCCCCGCCGCCATGGGCGCCCACGGCCGACACCAAGGTCAGCATCGCGAAGGTGATCATTCCCTGCAACTGGGCTCAGATTCTGGAAGGCGCGATCGATTCGGCGCACAGCTCCAGCCTGCACTCGTCGGATTTCGTGCCTGCCCGCGTGGGCGGCGCCGAAGCCACCGACAAGAACTGGCTGCGCCCTTCCACCGACAAGGCGCCGCGCCTGCAAGTGCAGCGCACCCCCTTTGGTTTCCGCTACGCCGCCATCCGCCGGCCGATCACCAACGCGGCGCAGAACGACTATGTCCGCTCTACCGTGTTCGTGGCGCCGGGCACCGTGCTGATCCCGCCCAATAATCTGTACAACGTGGCCAATGTGAATGTGCCCCAGGACGACACCAGCACGGCGTTCTACTTCATTGCCTGGGGCGAGAAGGCCACGACGCCCGACACCGAGACCTGGCGCCGCTTCCTGGGCACCAGCGTAGGCGTCGACCTGGACGAGCGATACCGGCCACATCGCAATCCCGAAAACCGCTTCTGGCAAGACCGCCAGGCCATGAAGGCGGGCAACTTCACCGGCATACGCGGCTTTCCGAACCAGGACATCGCCATGTGGATCACCATGGGTCCGCTGGCAAACCGCGCGGAAGAACGGCTGGGCGCCAGCGACCTGGCCATCGTCGAGTTCCGCCGCCAGATGCTCGAAGCCGTGCAGGCATTCCAGAAAGGCGAGGCCGCGATCGGCACCGGCGACTTGCGCATTCCCGCCGGCGTCTGCTCGTTCCAGGCCATCGTGCCCAAGACCACCGATTGGCGCGAGTTCTCCGCGCATCCGGCCGGCGCGCAGCCTGGCAACGATCCGGAACTGGCCGGCAATTACCAGACCACTGCTTGA
- a CDS encoding glycine zipper 2TM domain-containing protein, translating into MIIAKRFIQVVFAGALALGAGATAQADDQARNTIIGAGLGGVAGALLSDGDPLVTLGGAAAGGVLGNIITDDDRGRHRHHWDRDRSYKRASYRDHDRHHGNKHWRKHRRH; encoded by the coding sequence ATGATCATCGCCAAACGATTCATCCAGGTTGTATTCGCCGGCGCGCTGGCATTGGGCGCAGGCGCCACCGCGCAGGCCGACGACCAGGCGCGCAACACCATCATCGGCGCTGGCCTGGGGGGCGTGGCGGGCGCGTTGCTGTCGGACGGCGATCCCCTGGTCACGCTGGGCGGCGCCGCTGCCGGCGGGGTGCTGGGCAACATCATTACCGATGACGACCGCGGGCGCCATCGCCATCATTGGGATCGCGACCGTTCTTACAAGCGGGCCAGCTACCGGGACCACGACCGGCATCACGGCAACAAGCACTGGCGCAAGCACCGGCGCCACTGA
- a CDS encoding ABC transporter substrate-binding protein encodes MAKLSLSIAMGDYDRNRALYDGAVQIDGVNPTYMLLSPEEMFFRAFRFQDFDISELSFSSYLVKHARGDCPYIALPIFLSRAFRHTSIYVRKDRIRSPQDLKGKRIGIPEYQLTANVWARALLEDDYGVKPSDVTWVRGGIDQPGRPEKIKLQLPADVKMIDAAPSTTISDMLDRGEIEGFMAPRAPFGAARANPDVGWLFDDPTAVAKDYYKRTGIFPIMHVVGLRKTLAEQHPWLPGALLKAFEQSKAAALAKLEDTSATKVTLPFVEEQLKAARETLGENYWAYGVEANRPTLEAFTRHHHAQGLSPRHVAVDELFHPGTYETYKI; translated from the coding sequence TTGGCCAAGCTATCGCTTTCCATCGCCATGGGCGACTACGACCGCAACCGCGCGCTGTACGACGGCGCCGTGCAGATCGACGGAGTGAACCCCACTTACATGCTGCTGAGCCCGGAAGAGATGTTTTTCCGCGCGTTCCGTTTCCAGGACTTCGACATCAGCGAACTGTCTTTCAGCAGCTACCTGGTCAAGCACGCCCGCGGCGACTGCCCTTACATTGCGCTGCCGATCTTCCTGTCGCGCGCGTTCCGCCATACCTCCATTTACGTGCGCAAAGACCGTATCCGGTCACCACAGGATTTGAAGGGAAAACGCATTGGCATCCCCGAATACCAGCTCACCGCCAACGTGTGGGCGCGCGCCCTGCTGGAAGACGACTACGGCGTCAAGCCGTCGGATGTGACCTGGGTGCGCGGCGGCATCGACCAGCCGGGCCGCCCCGAGAAGATCAAGCTGCAGCTGCCGGCCGACGTGAAGATGATTGACGCTGCGCCGTCGACCACCATATCGGACATGCTGGACCGCGGCGAAATCGAAGGGTTCATGGCGCCCCGGGCGCCCTTTGGCGCGGCGCGCGCCAACCCCGATGTCGGCTGGCTGTTCGACGATCCGACCGCCGTGGCGAAGGACTACTACAAGCGCACCGGCATCTTTCCCATCATGCACGTGGTGGGCCTGCGCAAGACCCTGGCCGAGCAACACCCCTGGCTGCCGGGCGCGTTGCTGAAGGCCTTCGAGCAATCGAAGGCGGCGGCGCTGGCCAAGCTGGAAGACACGTCCGCCACCAAGGTCACCCTGCCCTTCGTCGAAGAGCAGCTGAAAGCCGCGCGCGAGACCCTGGGCGAAAACTACTGGGCCTACGGCGTCGAGGCCAACCGGCCTACGCTCGAAGCGTTCACGCGGCATCACCATGCCCAGGGGCTGTCGCCGCGGCATGTCGCGGTGGACGAGCTGTTCCATCCCGGCACTTACGAAACCTACAAGATCTAG
- a CDS encoding MFS transporter, with the protein MPVVAIFTLQTTSSFLNRLIPIVAPAMSDEFGWSGSSIGFLTASNSLGGLAILVAGSALLKQIGGMRTLQLTLVLGAAGMAFLLFPSVGIALAACFIMGLSNGAANPAGSEVLQRFSPPGMRNLIFSIKQAGVPLGGVIAGLLVPVLVTLTSWRIALFFCAVAVVLPTALTWRLSANLDETPPRKRRALATPTLHSLRTLTVPLASLAHNPGLMKMSVVGSLFAVSQSCWFTFTVIYLIDRLGFSLSLAGAVFAVMQAGGVIGRVVLGWLSDRLHSAAATLSIAAILSAATTALLGLTTPAWPLWAIVVLAFVAGSSAASWNGVQIAEVARRSPAHLISETAAGSSILVNLTNMVAPTLFAAYVAIGGHYDYAFIFTGACSLLVLACLPRDEAAARKRA; encoded by the coding sequence ATGCCTGTAGTGGCCATTTTCACCCTGCAGACCACTTCTTCATTCCTGAACCGGCTCATCCCCATCGTCGCCCCGGCCATGTCCGATGAATTCGGCTGGAGCGGCAGTTCCATCGGCTTTCTCACCGCCAGCAACTCGCTGGGCGGACTCGCCATCCTGGTGGCAGGCTCGGCCCTGTTGAAGCAGATCGGCGGAATGCGTACCCTGCAGCTGACCCTGGTGCTGGGCGCGGCCGGCATGGCGTTCCTGCTGTTTCCGAGCGTGGGCATCGCCCTGGCGGCCTGCTTCATCATGGGCCTGAGCAACGGCGCGGCCAACCCGGCGGGCAGCGAAGTCCTGCAGCGTTTTTCTCCGCCCGGCATGCGCAACCTTATCTTTTCCATCAAGCAGGCCGGAGTGCCCCTGGGCGGCGTCATCGCGGGGCTGCTGGTGCCCGTGCTGGTGACGCTGACAAGCTGGCGCATCGCGCTGTTTTTCTGCGCAGTTGCGGTGGTGCTGCCCACCGCCCTGACCTGGCGCCTGAGCGCCAACCTGGACGAGACGCCGCCCCGCAAGCGCCGCGCCTTGGCCACGCCTACCCTGCACTCGCTGCGCACGCTGACAGTGCCGCTGGCCTCGCTGGCGCATAACCCCGGCCTGATGAAAATGTCGGTGGTGGGCAGCCTGTTCGCCGTATCGCAGAGCTGCTGGTTCACGTTCACGGTCATCTACCTGATAGACCGCCTGGGGTTTTCGCTGAGCCTGGCCGGTGCCGTCTTTGCCGTCATGCAGGCAGGCGGCGTGATTGGCCGCGTTGTGTTGGGCTGGCTGTCGGATCGCCTGCACTCGGCCGCCGCAACGCTGTCGATCGCGGCGATCTTGTCGGCCGCCACCACCGCACTGCTGGGCCTGACCACCCCGGCCTGGCCCCTGTGGGCCATTGTGGTACTGGCATTTGTAGCGGGCTCCTCGGCAGCCAGCTGGAACGGCGTGCAGATTGCAGAGGTTGCGCGGCGCTCGCCGGCTCACCTTATCTCCGAAACCGCGGCCGGCTCCAGCATCCTGGTCAACCTGACCAACATGGTGGCGCCCACGCTATTCGCGGCCTACGTCGCCATTGGCGGGCACTACGATTACGCGTTCATTTTTACCGGCGCATGCTCGCTGCTGGTGCTGGCGTGCCTGCCGCGCGACGAAGCGGCCGCGCGCAAGCGCGCCTGA
- a CDS encoding carboxymuconolactone decarboxylase family protein: MSDSLPDDALERGLANRRKILGDAWVDRSVGNANTLNVEFQRLITCYAWDSIWSRPGLDPRTRRIMVLAITASMGRWEEFELHVRTGLQAPADAPDAAALDLDTIREVLLQTAVYAGVPAGNTGMAIVLKVLAALDRSPPKADFWSGEPAA; this comes from the coding sequence ATGTCTGACTCCCTTCCCGACGATGCGCTCGAGCGCGGCCTGGCGAACCGCCGCAAGATCCTGGGCGATGCGTGGGTAGACCGCTCGGTCGGCAACGCCAACACCCTGAATGTAGAGTTCCAGCGCTTGATCACCTGCTATGCGTGGGACAGCATCTGGAGCCGCCCGGGCCTCGACCCGCGCACGCGGCGCATCATGGTGCTGGCCATCACGGCGTCGATGGGCCGGTGGGAAGAATTCGAACTGCATGTCCGCACCGGTCTGCAGGCGCCGGCAGACGCGCCCGACGCGGCGGCGCTCGACCTGGACACGATCCGCGAAGTGCTGCTGCAGACGGCGGTGTACGCGGGCGTGCCGGCCGGCAACACCGGCATGGCCATCGTGCTGAAAGTCCTGGCGGCACTGGACCGCAGCCCGCCCAAGGCCGACTTCTGGAGCGGCGAACCCGCCGCCTAG
- the pcaQ gene encoding pca operon transcription factor PcaQ has translation MENLFQSGRIKLRHIQCFLAVAQLNNLQRAAERLSITQPAVSKTLSELESVLGVRLFERGRRGAELTRDGRIFAPYAHNCLGSLRDGIGRLAQADDGASVTVALGILPTVASVLLPAALHAFRQAWPMASLRIHTGRNAELLERLKAADIEFAVGRLGEPDAMAGMSFEHLFREPLTVVVRAGHALLGDEALAPMAMARHLLIVPPEGTLIRQSAESVISAFGLPRHVARVESLSVSLSLELTLRNDAVWFVPSSLVERGVADNTLARLPMPFGGTDEPMGLLRRTDVAPSPAALSLLDALRRVGLQREQARVAPG, from the coding sequence ATGGAAAACCTATTTCAGAGCGGCCGCATCAAGTTGCGGCACATCCAGTGTTTCCTGGCGGTCGCGCAGTTGAACAACCTGCAGCGCGCCGCCGAGCGGCTATCTATCACCCAGCCGGCGGTATCCAAGACCCTGTCGGAGCTCGAATCCGTGCTGGGCGTGCGGCTGTTCGAGCGGGGGCGGCGCGGCGCGGAGCTGACGCGCGACGGCCGCATCTTCGCGCCGTACGCCCACAATTGCCTGGGCAGCCTGCGCGACGGCATCGGGCGGCTGGCGCAGGCCGACGATGGCGCGTCCGTGACGGTGGCGCTAGGAATCTTGCCCACAGTGGCCAGTGTGTTGCTGCCAGCAGCCTTGCATGCGTTCCGGCAAGCCTGGCCCATGGCCAGCTTGCGCATCCACACTGGCCGCAATGCTGAGCTGCTTGAAAGACTGAAGGCGGCCGATATCGAATTCGCCGTGGGGCGGCTGGGCGAGCCGGATGCAATGGCCGGCATGAGCTTCGAGCATCTGTTTCGGGAGCCGTTGACGGTGGTGGTGCGGGCCGGGCATGCCTTGCTTGGCGACGAGGCGCTGGCCCCGATGGCGATGGCGCGCCATTTGCTCATTGTGCCGCCCGAAGGCACGCTGATACGCCAGTCGGCCGAAAGCGTGATCAGCGCATTCGGGCTGCCGCGCCACGTGGCGCGCGTGGAAAGCCTGTCGGTGTCGCTGAGCCTGGAGCTGACGCTGCGCAATGACGCGGTATGGTTCGTGCCATCGAGCCTGGTCGAGCGGGGCGTGGCCGACAACACGCTGGCGCGCTTGCCCATGCCGTTTGGCGGCACCGACGAACCTATGGGTCTGCTGCGGCGCACCGACGTGGCGCCGTCGCCGGCCGCGCTGAGCCTGCTGGACGCCCTGCGCCGGGTCGGGCTGCAGCGCGAGCAGGCGCGGGTGGCGCCGGGCTAG
- a CDS encoding Gfo/Idh/MocA family protein translates to MGTSVLNLGVIGLGRAFSLMLPSFLGDARVRLVAACDPRPAARTQFASDFQCPVYESAEALARNPDVQAVYIASPHQHHAEHTRIAAAHGKHVLVEKPMALSLEECDAMISACDAAGVHLVIGHCHSFDTPYLRCRELIAQGTFGSVRMVHALNYTDYLYRPRRPEELATREGGGAVFSQAAHQVDIVRMLVGRRPTRLRCALGNWDPQRPTEGAYSALLWFEGGAYASLNYNGYAHFDSDEWMDWTGEMGHAKNPDDYGAARRKLERLGSPRDEAALKAAGTYGGPSYTAPAAPAPGAPPARHQHFGAIVVSCEHADLRPLPHGIMVYGDANRDFLPLPPPAAPRLEVVGELHDAIYLDRAPLHDGRWAKATLEICLAMLQSNDSGADATLHRQIDAAS, encoded by the coding sequence ATGGGCACTTCCGTTCTGAATCTGGGCGTCATCGGGCTGGGTCGCGCGTTTTCGCTGATGCTGCCGTCGTTCCTGGGCGACGCGCGCGTGCGGCTGGTGGCCGCCTGCGATCCCCGCCCGGCAGCGCGCACGCAGTTCGCCTCCGATTTTCAATGCCCGGTTTACGAGTCGGCCGAGGCGCTGGCCCGGAACCCGGACGTGCAGGCCGTGTACATCGCCAGCCCGCACCAGCACCACGCCGAACACACACGCATCGCCGCCGCGCACGGCAAGCACGTGCTGGTGGAAAAACCCATGGCGCTCAGCCTGGAAGAATGCGACGCCATGATCTCGGCCTGCGACGCAGCCGGGGTGCACCTGGTGATCGGACACTGCCACAGCTTCGACACCCCTTACCTGCGCTGCCGCGAACTCATCGCCCAAGGCACGTTCGGCTCAGTGCGAATGGTGCACGCGCTGAACTATACCGACTACCTGTACCGCCCGCGCCGCCCCGAGGAACTGGCCACCCGCGAGGGCGGCGGCGCCGTGTTCAGCCAGGCTGCCCACCAGGTCGACATCGTGCGCATGCTGGTGGGCCGGCGCCCCACCCGGCTGCGCTGCGCGCTGGGCAACTGGGATCCGCAACGCCCCACCGAAGGGGCCTACAGCGCCTTGCTATGGTTCGAGGGCGGCGCCTATGCCTCGCTGAACTACAACGGCTACGCGCATTTCGACTCTGACGAGTGGATGGACTGGACCGGCGAAATGGGCCATGCGAAAAACCCGGACGATTACGGTGCGGCCAGGCGCAAGCTGGAACGCCTGGGCAGCCCGCGCGACGAGGCCGCGCTGAAGGCGGCCGGCACCTATGGCGGGCCCAGCTACACCGCGCCGGCGGCCCCGGCGCCTGGCGCCCCGCCGGCCAGGCACCAGCATTTCGGCGCGATCGTGGTGTCGTGCGAACACGCCGACCTGCGCCCCCTGCCGCACGGCATCATGGTCTACGGCGACGCGAACCGCGACTTCCTGCCCTTGCCGCCGCCGGCCGCGCCGCGCCTGGAAGTCGTGGGTGAATTGCATGACGCCATTTACCTGGATCGCGCCCCCCTGCATGACGGCCGCTGGGCCAAGGCCACGCTGGAAATCTGCCTGGCCATGCTGCAATCCAACGATTCGGGCGCCGACGCGACCCTGCACCGTCAAATCGATGCAGCGTCTTGA
- a CDS encoding MarR family winged helix-turn-helix transcriptional regulator gives MTSKETRKVLAHWREAVPHDRLAHLIKDATRALVRGLQMRLSDHNVSFGHWAFLRILWEQDGLTQRELSEQAGVMEPTTYAAMKAMEALGYIERKHLPGNNKNIHVFLTRNGRALKKKLIPLAEEINAIGTRGLTAAEIKTARKVLLTIIANLADDEASMENAERRVPSTRELSRRINETAESQA, from the coding sequence ATGACTTCCAAAGAAACGAGAAAAGTCCTTGCCCATTGGCGCGAGGCCGTTCCGCACGACCGCCTGGCCCACCTTATCAAGGATGCCACCCGCGCCCTGGTGCGAGGCCTGCAAATGCGCCTGTCGGATCACAACGTTTCGTTCGGCCATTGGGCGTTCCTTCGCATCCTGTGGGAACAGGACGGCCTGACGCAACGCGAGCTCAGCGAGCAGGCCGGCGTCATGGAACCCACCACCTATGCAGCCATGAAAGCCATGGAAGCGCTGGGCTATATCGAGCGCAAGCACCTGCCCGGCAACAACAAGAACATCCACGTGTTCCTGACGCGCAATGGCCGCGCCCTGAAGAAAAAGCTGATTCCGCTGGCCGAAGAAATCAATGCCATCGGCACCCGCGGCCTGACCGCGGCCGAAATCAAGACGGCGCGCAAGGTGCTGCTGACCATCATCGCCAACCTGGCCGACGACGAAGCATCCATGGAAAACGCCGAACGGCGCGTGCCGTCTACCCGCGAACTGTCGCGGCGCATCAACGAGACCGCCGAATCCCAGGCCTGA